A genomic window from Bicyclus anynana chromosome 11, ilBicAnyn1.1, whole genome shotgun sequence includes:
- the LOC112046515 gene encoding protein snakeskin, with amino-acid sequence MVSVQTIATIVVKTFKIVLNIIILVLYRTGYNGEFLGVGGTWNLNEEKNPDAEIVASGVIVGYLIYTLVQIVTYLFGTTEHKRALSEIMMNFIGVFMWIAVGAVALHYWGGYQGEHQFQFVFAERQVGLAVGAMCVIQGAVYLLDTALSVIHYTKEM; translated from the exons ATGGTTTCAGTACAGACGATAGCCACGATTGTGgttaaaacattcaaaatt GtgctaaatataataattctcGTGCTCTATCGTACTGGCTACAATGGGGAGTTCCTGGGTGTCGGAGGCACGTGGAACCTCAACGAGGAGAAGAATCCAGATGCTGAGATCGTCGCTTCGGGAGTAATTGTTGGCTATCTCATCTATACGCTCGTGCAAATCGTCACATACCTCTTTGGCACCACCGAACATAAGAG GGCCTTGTCAGAAATCATGATGAATTTCATCGGAGTCTTCATGTGGATCGCGGTGGGAGCTGTTGCCTTACATTACTGGGGAGGCTACCAAGGCGAGCATCAATTCCAGTTCGTCTTCGCTGAGAGACAG GTTGGTTTAGCAGTGGGAGCCATGTGCGTTATCCAGGGAGCAGTTTACCTTCTCGATACAGCGCTATCTGTTATACATTACACAAAAGAAATGTAA